Proteins from one Mesorhizobium sp. M9A.F.Ca.ET.002.03.1.2 genomic window:
- a CDS encoding alpha-glucosidase/alpha-galactosidase, translating to MSFKIAIIGAGSVGFTKKLFTDILCVPEFKDIEFALTDISEHNLQMIKAILDRIVDANKLPTKVTATTDRRKALEGARYVISCVRVGGLEAYADDIRIPLKYGIDQCVGDTICAGGILYGQRNIPVILDFCRDIREVAETNAKFLNYANPMAMNTWAAIEYGKVDTVGLCHGVQHGAEQIAEVLGAKSRQELDYVCSGINHQTWFIDLRLNGRRIGKDELIAAFEAHPVYSRQEKLRIDVLKRFGVYSTESNGHLSEYLPWYRKRPDEITRWIDMSDWIHGETGGYLRYSTETRNWFETEYPQFLEAASKPIDASKRSNEHASHILEALETNRVYRGHFNVRNNGVITNLPQDAIIESPGFVDRFGINMAAGITLPEACAATCMASINVQRMSVHAAISGDIDLLKLAVLHDPLVGAVSTPEEVWQMVDEMVVAQADWLPQYAHAVPAARERLSKSRVKTREWAGAARRNVRSIEELRAEKAALKQAG from the coding sequence ATGAGTTTCAAAATCGCTATTATCGGTGCGGGTAGCGTCGGATTCACCAAGAAGCTGTTCACCGACATTTTGTGCGTGCCGGAATTCAAGGACATCGAATTCGCGCTGACCGACATCAGCGAGCATAATCTGCAGATGATCAAGGCGATCCTCGACAGGATCGTCGACGCGAACAAATTGCCGACAAAAGTGACGGCGACCACCGACCGCCGCAAGGCATTGGAAGGCGCACGCTACGTCATCAGCTGTGTACGGGTCGGCGGCCTCGAAGCCTATGCCGACGACATCCGCATTCCCCTGAAATACGGCATCGATCAATGCGTCGGCGACACGATCTGCGCCGGCGGCATTCTCTACGGCCAGCGTAATATTCCGGTGATCCTGGATTTCTGCAGGGACATACGCGAGGTCGCCGAGACGAACGCGAAATTCCTCAACTATGCCAATCCGATGGCGATGAACACCTGGGCGGCGATCGAGTATGGCAAGGTCGACACGGTCGGGCTGTGCCACGGCGTCCAGCATGGTGCGGAACAGATCGCCGAGGTGCTGGGCGCGAAATCGCGGCAGGAGCTCGACTACGTCTGTTCCGGCATCAACCACCAGACCTGGTTCATCGATCTGCGCCTCAACGGCCGCCGCATCGGCAAGGACGAACTGATCGCTGCCTTCGAGGCCCACCCTGTCTACTCCAGGCAGGAAAAGCTGCGCATCGACGTCCTGAAGCGCTTCGGCGTCTATTCGACCGAAAGCAATGGCCACCTTTCCGAGTACCTGCCCTGGTACCGCAAGCGGCCGGACGAAATCACGCGCTGGATCGACATGTCCGACTGGATCCATGGCGAGACGGGCGGCTATCTCCGCTATTCGACCGAGACCCGCAACTGGTTCGAAACGGAATATCCGCAATTCCTCGAAGCGGCATCAAAGCCGATCGACGCGTCCAAACGCTCCAACGAGCATGCCAGCCATATACTGGAAGCGCTGGAAACCAACCGCGTCTATCGCGGCCACTTCAATGTCAGGAACAATGGGGTGATCACCAATCTGCCGCAGGACGCCATCATCGAGTCGCCGGGTTTCGTCGACCGTTTCGGTATCAACATGGCCGCCGGCATCACGCTGCCGGAAGCCTGCGCCGCCACCTGCATGGCGTCGATCAATGTCCAGCGCATGTCGGTGCATGCCGCGATATCAGGCGATATCGATCTCTTGAAGCTTGCCGTGCTGCACGACCCGCTGGTTGGTGCGGTTTCGACGCCGGAAGAGGTCTGGCAGATGGTGGATGAGATGGTCGTCGCCCAGGCCGACTGGCTGCCGCAATATGCCCATGCGGTTCCCGCCGCCAGGGAGCGGCTTTCGAAATCCAGGGTCAAGACCCGCGAATGGGCCGGCGCGGCACGGCGCAATGTTCGCTCGATCGAGGAATTGCGCGCCGAAAAGGCCGCGCTGAAGCAGGCCGGCTGA
- a CDS encoding AraC family transcriptional regulator has translation MLQDLIANGPSMRTISLPRGRQRLHAMPTSTGYEVREDETYDWDGRKRGQTPFTVLQHTISGTGQLRYENRNYRLQKNDTLLVLVPHNHRYWLAKGDRWEYFWISMNGEEALRIHKSILGTSGPVFRLQPATIDHLADCSLRLIKGAASPGAASAVAYEAAMALYDDIFGSHAFAEKQSAMQPIIDHISANLDKALPVADLVQISGLSRAHFSRSFADSEGIPPAEFVLQQRLQRAAKLLTKADFLPVKEVAIMCGFEDANYFSKVFRRCYGITPSQFRTTGMYASMGSRR, from the coding sequence GTGCTGCAAGATCTGATCGCCAACGGGCCATCGATGCGGACGATCTCGCTGCCGCGCGGCCGCCAGCGCCTGCACGCCATGCCGACGAGCACGGGCTACGAGGTGCGCGAGGACGAGACCTATGATTGGGACGGGCGAAAGCGCGGCCAGACACCGTTCACCGTGCTCCAGCATACGATCAGCGGAACCGGCCAGCTGCGCTACGAGAACCGCAATTACCGCCTGCAGAAGAACGACACGCTGCTGGTGCTGGTGCCGCACAACCATCGCTATTGGCTGGCGAAAGGCGATCGTTGGGAATATTTCTGGATCTCGATGAACGGCGAGGAGGCGCTGCGCATCCACAAGTCGATTCTTGGCACATCGGGTCCGGTGTTTCGGCTGCAGCCGGCGACGATCGATCATCTTGCTGATTGCAGCCTGCGTCTGATCAAGGGGGCCGCTTCACCGGGCGCGGCTTCCGCCGTCGCCTATGAGGCGGCGATGGCCCTCTATGACGATATTTTCGGCTCACACGCCTTCGCTGAAAAACAGAGCGCCATGCAACCGATCATCGATCACATCAGCGCCAATCTCGACAAGGCCTTGCCGGTGGCGGATCTCGTTCAGATCAGCGGTCTCAGCCGCGCGCACTTCTCGCGCTCTTTCGCCGACAGCGAAGGCATCCCACCGGCCGAGTTCGTGTTGCAGCAGCGGTTGCAACGCGCGGCGAAGCTGCTGACAAAGGCGGATTTCCTGCCGGTGAAGGAAGTCGCCATCATGTGCGGCTTCGAGGATGCGAATTACTTTTCGAAAGTCTTTCGCCGTTGCTACGGCATTACGCCCAGCCAGTTCCGCACCACCGGCATGTACGCCAGCATGGGCAGCCGCCGCTGA
- a CDS encoding GH25 family lysozyme → MVLAQAARASDFSQPWRNADRALVIDAYEYNSIDWAKLTTDKRIVGFINKASDGMPPAYFCFGGETETRLCKTLWKRHAVAQELFQTRKVVAKALGLKWGAYHLGRPGNPVGQANNFIDFAKPGPDDLLALDIEDDDPTQWMSLEDAEEFVRHVHRRLGRFPVLYTNGKTARYIADNKYKYQLLSRLPLWYARYKPDIGVHFPIGNWQGYALWQFSAKANCGRFRCPYRVAGTPNDIDVNVAPMDAAALRAQWPFGGLIDVQPDYLASIPVPLSREAGLAGDTITYATVATPPTFAEMVAVFSTRWAKFRNSFQMPAVKTAPRAPRGIAEYVAWTRKEKRSTSAVEAVPVASDPVSTASTEFDRGLR, encoded by the coding sequence ATGGTGCTGGCGCAGGCAGCAAGGGCTTCCGATTTCTCCCAGCCGTGGAGGAATGCCGACCGGGCGCTGGTGATCGACGCCTACGAATACAATTCCATCGATTGGGCTAAGCTTACAACCGATAAGCGCATCGTCGGCTTCATCAACAAGGCGTCCGACGGGATGCCGCCAGCCTATTTCTGTTTCGGCGGCGAGACTGAGACGAGGCTCTGCAAGACGCTGTGGAAGCGCCATGCAGTGGCACAGGAACTGTTTCAGACGCGCAAGGTGGTGGCCAAGGCGCTCGGCCTGAAATGGGGCGCTTATCATCTAGGCCGCCCCGGCAACCCGGTGGGACAGGCCAATAATTTCATCGATTTCGCGAAACCTGGTCCGGATGACCTGCTTGCCCTCGACATCGAGGACGACGACCCCACGCAATGGATGTCGCTCGAGGATGCCGAGGAATTCGTTCGCCATGTGCATCGGCGGCTCGGCCGCTTTCCGGTGCTCTACACCAACGGCAAGACCGCCAGGTACATCGCCGACAACAAGTACAAATACCAGCTCCTGTCACGGCTGCCGCTCTGGTATGCGCGCTACAAGCCCGACATCGGCGTGCATTTTCCGATAGGCAACTGGCAAGGTTACGCACTCTGGCAGTTTTCGGCGAAAGCCAATTGCGGCCGGTTCCGCTGCCCCTACCGGGTCGCGGGCACGCCAAACGATATCGATGTCAATGTCGCACCGATGGATGCCGCCGCATTGCGCGCGCAGTGGCCGTTCGGCGGCCTGATCGATGTGCAGCCGGATTACCTCGCCTCGATACCGGTGCCGCTCTCACGCGAGGCCGGGCTGGCCGGCGACACCATCACCTACGCCACCGTGGCGACACCACCGACCTTCGCAGAAATGGTCGCCGTGTTCAGCACGCGCTGGGCCAAATTTCGCAACAGCTTTCAAATGCCTGCCGTGAAGACGGCGCCACGCGCTCCGCGCGGAATTGCCGAATATGTGGCCTGGACGCGGAAGGAAAAGCGCTCGACATCAGCCGTTGAAGCCGTGCCCGTCGCCAGCGATCCGGTCAGCACCGCCTCGACCGAGTTCGACCGAGGCCTGCGCTGA
- a CDS encoding acyl-CoA dehydrogenase: MYRAPVEEIAFTLKHVAGLKPALDAGAFGDLGEDLVDAILAEAGRFATEEVAPLYKIGDEQGAVLSGAAVTTPPGWKALYRRWIDGGWNALSAPEEFGGQALPTMLGVAALEMWNSAAMAFGIGPTLTMGAVEALDKHASPALKARYLEKLVSGEWMGTMNLTEPQAGSDLNALRARAEPAGDGTYRIFGQKIFITYGEHDFTDNIIHLVLARLPDAPAGTRGLSLFLVPKFLVGDDGALGARNDVFCSGLEHKLGIHASPTCTMIYGDGFEGMAPGAIGWLIGEENKGLACMFTMMNNARLAVGMQGVAVAETATQKALAYASDRRQGKAASYDGDGMAPIVHHPDVQRNLLTMKALTQTARAISYSCAHAIDTARVSVGNEAAHWQERANLLTPLAKAFSTDVGVEVASLGLQVHGGMGFIEETGAAALYRDARIAPIYEGTNGIQAIDLVARKLPLGGGEHVHGYIAELKAVANQVRTSNSGGFGRTADGLDQALDDLGQATRFLQGLLADGRSDEALAGATPYLRLISLAAGGAYLARGALTDRSRIALCRFFAENLLGEASALKERVIGGAKSLAVAGKTLISA; the protein is encoded by the coding sequence ATGTATCGGGCACCAGTCGAGGAAATCGCCTTCACGCTGAAGCATGTGGCCGGCCTCAAGCCGGCGCTCGACGCCGGCGCCTTTGGCGACCTTGGCGAAGACCTCGTCGACGCCATTCTGGCAGAAGCCGGCCGCTTCGCCACGGAGGAGGTCGCGCCGCTCTACAAGATCGGCGACGAACAAGGCGCGGTGCTGAGCGGTGCTGCCGTTACCACGCCACCGGGCTGGAAGGCGCTTTATCGCCGCTGGATCGACGGAGGCTGGAACGCGCTGTCGGCACCGGAGGAATTCGGCGGCCAGGCGTTGCCGACTATGCTGGGTGTGGCAGCGCTCGAAATGTGGAACTCCGCCGCGATGGCCTTCGGCATCGGCCCGACGCTGACCATGGGCGCGGTCGAAGCACTCGACAAGCACGCCTCGCCGGCGCTGAAGGCCAGATACCTGGAAAAGCTCGTCTCCGGCGAATGGATGGGCACGATGAACCTGACCGAGCCGCAGGCGGGCTCGGACCTGAATGCCTTGCGCGCCCGCGCCGAGCCGGCCGGCGACGGCACCTACCGCATCTTCGGGCAGAAAATCTTCATCACCTATGGCGAGCACGACTTCACCGACAACATCATCCATCTGGTGCTGGCGCGGCTGCCGGATGCGCCGGCCGGCACGCGTGGCCTTTCGCTGTTCCTGGTGCCTAAATTCCTTGTCGGCGACGATGGCGCGCTGGGTGCACGCAACGACGTCTTCTGCTCCGGACTGGAGCACAAATTGGGCATCCACGCCTCGCCGACCTGCACCATGATCTATGGCGATGGTTTCGAAGGGATGGCGCCTGGCGCGATCGGCTGGCTGATCGGCGAGGAAAACAAGGGCCTCGCCTGCATGTTCACCATGATGAACAATGCGCGGCTCGCCGTCGGCATGCAGGGCGTGGCGGTCGCCGAAACGGCCACGCAGAAGGCGCTCGCCTATGCCAGCGACCGTCGGCAAGGCAAGGCGGCAAGTTATGATGGCGACGGCATGGCGCCGATCGTCCATCACCCGGACGTGCAGCGCAATCTCCTGACCATGAAGGCGCTGACCCAGACTGCGCGCGCCATCAGCTATTCCTGTGCGCATGCCATCGATACCGCACGCGTCTCTGTCGGCAATGAAGCCGCCCATTGGCAGGAGCGTGCCAATCTGTTGACGCCGCTGGCCAAGGCTTTCTCCACCGATGTCGGCGTCGAGGTCGCCTCGCTCGGCCTGCAGGTGCATGGCGGCATGGGCTTCATCGAGGAGACGGGTGCTGCGGCACTCTATCGCGACGCGCGCATCGCGCCGATCTACGAAGGCACCAACGGCATCCAGGCGATCGATCTGGTGGCGCGCAAGCTGCCGCTTGGCGGCGGCGAGCATGTGCATGGCTACATCGCCGAACTGAAAGCGGTCGCCAATCAAGTGCGGACCTCGAACTCCGGGGGTTTCGGCCGCACCGCCGACGGTCTCGACCAGGCGCTCGACGACCTCGGCCAAGCCACGCGCTTCCTGCAAGGGTTGCTTGCCGACGGGCGCTCGGACGAGGCGCTGGCTGGTGCGACGCCGTATCTGAGGCTGATCTCGCTTGCCGCCGGCGGCGCCTATCTGGCGCGCGGCGCGCTTACCGACCGAAGCCGCATCGCGCTTTGCCGGTTCTTTGCAGAAAACCTGCTTGGCGAGGCGAGCGCGCTGAAGGAGCGCGTCATCGGCGGTGCCAAAAGCCTTGCCGTTGCTGGCAAGACGCTGATTTCCGCCTGA
- a CDS encoding crotonase/enoyl-CoA hydratase family protein, whose translation MTDHILVERQGAVQIIRMNRPDKKNALTRAMYAKMSKTLAEGDADPAVRVHVFLGVPGAFSSGNDLADFMVVATGGEGGSEVWDFLMALARVEKPVVSGVDGIAVGIGTTLNLHCDLTFATPRTLFRTPFVDLGLVPEAGSSLLAPQILGRQDAFALLGLGEGFSAERAKAAGLIYEVVEEDALEASVLAAAGQIAAKPPQALKIARDLMRGSREELVARIGQESEHFRERLKSDEARAALVAFMTRKKG comes from the coding sequence GTGACAGACCATATCCTCGTCGAGCGCCAGGGCGCCGTTCAGATCATCCGCATGAATCGTCCGGACAAGAAGAACGCGCTGACGCGCGCCATGTATGCGAAAATGTCCAAAACTCTTGCCGAGGGCGACGCCGATCCGGCGGTCCGCGTCCATGTGTTCCTTGGCGTGCCCGGCGCCTTCTCGTCCGGCAACGACCTCGCCGATTTCATGGTCGTCGCCACCGGCGGTGAGGGCGGCAGTGAAGTCTGGGATTTTCTGATGGCGCTGGCCAGGGTGGAAAAGCCTGTTGTCTCCGGCGTCGACGGCATCGCGGTCGGTATCGGCACCACGCTCAACCTGCATTGCGACCTGACCTTCGCCACGCCGCGCACACTGTTCCGAACACCCTTCGTCGATCTCGGCCTGGTGCCCGAGGCGGGGTCGAGCCTGCTTGCGCCGCAGATTCTGGGCCGGCAAGACGCCTTCGCGCTGCTTGGCCTCGGCGAAGGCTTTTCCGCCGAGCGGGCGAAGGCCGCAGGGCTGATCTACGAGGTGGTCGAAGAAGATGCGCTCGAAGCGTCGGTGCTAGCCGCGGCCGGTCAGATCGCCGCTAAACCGCCGCAGGCGCTGAAGATCGCGCGTGACCTGATGCGCGGTTCGCGCGAGGAGCTTGTCGCCCGCATCGGCCAGGAAAGCGAGCATTTCCGCGAGCGGCTGAAGTCCGACGAGGCCCGCGCCGCCTTGGTGGCCTTCATGACCAGGAAGAAGGGGTGA
- a CDS encoding LysE family translocator produces the protein MSLFLAFLGVSFIVIATPGPDTAITIRNTLLGGRAGGVSTALGIASGQTIWALATSAGIVALLVASEPLFLAVKYAGAAYLVYLGVKALQEALRPSHQAEALAVARPSRRLAAASAFRQGLISDLGNPKMAVFFASLLPQFVPPGGESFITLLGLGAVFAVMTFTWLALYATVVAKAGDFLRQPPIRRVIEGVTGMLLIGLGIRIATEHR, from the coding sequence ATGAGTCTGTTCCTGGCATTCCTCGGCGTCTCGTTCATCGTCATCGCCACACCGGGACCGGACACGGCCATCACCATTCGTAACACGCTGCTCGGCGGTCGCGCCGGCGGCGTGTCCACAGCGCTTGGCATCGCCAGCGGCCAGACGATCTGGGCGCTGGCCACCAGCGCCGGCATTGTCGCCCTGCTCGTCGCTTCGGAGCCGCTATTCCTCGCCGTCAAATATGCCGGTGCTGCCTATCTCGTCTATCTCGGCGTCAAGGCGCTGCAAGAGGCGCTACGGCCGTCCCACCAGGCGGAGGCGCTGGCCGTCGCCAGGCCTTCGCGGCGGCTGGCGGCGGCAAGCGCCTTTCGCCAAGGCCTGATCAGCGATCTCGGCAATCCAAAGATGGCCGTGTTCTTCGCCAGCCTTTTGCCCCAGTTCGTGCCGCCCGGCGGAGAGAGTTTTATTACGCTGCTCGGCCTCGGAGCAGTCTTCGCCGTCATGACCTTTACCTGGCTGGCGCTTTACGCGACGGTCGTCGCCAAGGCCGGGGATTTCCTGCGCCAGCCACCGATCCGTCGCGTCATCGAAGGCGTGACCGGAATGCTGCTGATCGGCCTCGGCATCCGCATCGCGACCGAGCACCGCTAG
- the pdxH gene encoding pyridoxamine 5'-phosphate oxidase gives MSETGLTSSDFTEAAEPFRLFAAWLDDATKSEVNDPNGVALATVDAEGMPNVRMVLLKGFDEGGFVFYTNFESAKGREILGSMKAAMCFHWKSLRRQVRARGPVEIVTEAEADAYYATRPRGSRIGAWASKQSRPLESRFALEKAVAEYTARHAIGEIPRPKHWSGFRIVPQTIEFWHDRPFRLHDRIVFSRNAKGGWNKTRLYP, from the coding sequence ATGAGCGAAACCGGGTTAACAAGCAGTGACTTTACCGAGGCTGCCGAGCCATTCCGCCTCTTTGCCGCATGGCTCGACGACGCGACGAAGAGTGAGGTCAACGATCCCAACGGCGTGGCGCTGGCGACGGTCGATGCCGAGGGCATGCCGAATGTGCGGATGGTGCTGCTCAAGGGGTTCGATGAGGGCGGATTTGTGTTCTATACGAATTTCGAGAGCGCCAAAGGCCGCGAGATCCTCGGCAGCATGAAGGCGGCGATGTGCTTCCACTGGAAATCGCTGCGCCGGCAGGTGCGCGCGCGGGGGCCGGTGGAGATCGTTACCGAGGCGGAAGCCGACGCCTATTATGCGACGCGTCCGCGCGGCAGCCGCATCGGCGCCTGGGCATCGAAACAATCGCGACCGCTGGAGAGCCGCTTCGCGCTGGAAAAAGCCGTTGCCGAATACACGGCCCGCCATGCCATCGGCGAGATCCCACGGCCGAAACACTGGTCGGGCTTCCGTATCGTGCCGCAGACGATCGAGTTCTGGCACGACCGGCCTTTCCGGCTGCACGACCGAATCGTCTTTTCCCGCAACGCCAAGGGCGGCTGGAACAAGACAAGGCTTTATCCCTGA
- a CDS encoding RT0821/Lpp0805 family surface protein codes for MSLIAQPFDSRQWSLIASASAQLAVKAAAIALVVLPLAACGAGGFSLEQAEIDRTILTSSTTASASPVDQDRASDEATIRNAVSSADIQELGGQAVPWANSDTGSRGSITELAESRDNGQLCRRFTASRESFDGVALFKGEVCLAGAGAWRMQDFKAL; via the coding sequence TTGTCGCTTATCGCGCAACCTTTTGACAGCAGGCAATGGAGCCTTATTGCTTCGGCCAGCGCCCAGCTTGCCGTCAAGGCTGCCGCGATCGCGTTGGTCGTCCTGCCGCTTGCCGCCTGCGGCGCCGGCGGCTTCAGCCTGGAGCAGGCGGAGATCGACCGCACGATCCTCACCAGCAGCACGACTGCTTCTGCCTCGCCGGTCGATCAGGATCGCGCCTCGGACGAGGCGACGATCCGTAACGCTGTGTCTTCCGCCGACATCCAGGAGCTTGGCGGGCAGGCCGTTCCCTGGGCGAATTCCGATACCGGTTCGCGCGGCTCGATCACCGAACTGGCGGAGTCCAGGGACAACGGCCAGCTTTGTCGCCGCTTCACCGCCTCGCGCGAGAGCTTCGACGGCGTCGCCCTGTTCAAGGGCGAGGTGTGCCTGGCCGGCGCCGGCGCCTGGCGGATGCAGGACTTCAAGGCGCTCTGA
- a CDS encoding J domain-containing protein, whose protein sequence is MRDPYEVLGVAKNASAKDIKSAYRKLAKKYHPDQNPDDPKAKDRFAAANQAYEIVGDEKSRAAFDRGEIDADGKPRFQGFEGAAGGGDPFSGFRRQQGPGGSRFEFRSGRPGGDPFDGNSDIFSQIFGETFSRGAGMGAGRQAPSGADLNVTLDITIEEAATAEKVTAMFPDGRKVAVKLPAYVEDGQTIRLKGQGEQGPGQPGDALVKIRFRRHPRYRVEGRDLHADLPVALADAVLGAKVAVETPMGRLAVNVPAWSSSDKVLRLKGRGLPEKTGGHGDLYAHVRLMLPEGGDSDLEALMRNRKR, encoded by the coding sequence ATGCGCGACCCCTATGAGGTGCTGGGCGTTGCTAAGAACGCATCGGCCAAGGACATAAAATCGGCGTATCGAAAACTCGCCAAGAAGTATCATCCGGATCAGAATCCGGATGATCCCAAGGCGAAAGATCGTTTTGCCGCGGCCAACCAGGCTTACGAGATCGTCGGCGACGAGAAGAGCCGGGCGGCTTTCGATCGCGGCGAGATCGACGCCGACGGCAAGCCGCGCTTCCAGGGTTTCGAGGGCGCCGCGGGCGGTGGCGATCCTTTCTCCGGCTTTCGCCGGCAGCAAGGGCCGGGCGGCTCACGCTTCGAGTTTCGCTCGGGCCGTCCGGGCGGCGATCCGTTCGACGGCAACAGCGACATCTTCAGCCAGATTTTCGGCGAGACGTTTTCCCGCGGTGCCGGCATGGGCGCCGGCCGGCAGGCGCCCTCCGGCGCCGACCTGAACGTGACGCTCGATATCACCATCGAGGAAGCGGCGACAGCGGAGAAGGTGACGGCGATGTTCCCCGACGGCCGCAAGGTCGCCGTCAAGCTGCCGGCCTATGTCGAGGACGGCCAGACCATCCGGCTGAAAGGCCAGGGCGAGCAAGGGCCGGGGCAGCCGGGCGACGCGCTGGTCAAGATCCGCTTCCGGCGACATCCGCGCTACCGCGTCGAAGGCCGCGACCTCCATGCCGATCTGCCGGTGGCGTTGGCGGATGCCGTGCTGGGCGCCAAGGTGGCGGTCGAGACGCCGATGGGCCGGCTTGCGGTCAATGTTCCAGCCTGGTCGAGCTCGGACAAGGTCCTGCGGCTGAAGGGCAGGGGCCTGCCGGAAAAAACCGGCGGTCACGGCGATCTCTACGCCCATGTGCGGCTGATGCTGCCTGAAGGTGGCGACAGCGATCTCGAAGCGCTGATGCGCAACCGAAAACGCTGA
- the fabI gene encoding enoyl-ACP reductase FabI, with protein sequence MAGGQGLMAGKRGLVLGVANNRSIAYGIAKACVDHGAEIALTYQGEAFKKRVEPLAAELNAHIAGHCDVTDPATLDAVFDDIAKHWGKLDFLVHAIAFSDKDELTGRYVETTRDNFLRTMDISVFSFTTIAKRAEALMTDGGSLLTLTYYGAEKVMPHYNVMGVAKAALEASVRYLAVDLGAKKIRVNAISAGPIKTLAASGIGDFRYILKWNEYNSPLKQTVTQEEVGDSAVYFLSNLSRGVTGEVHHVDSGYHVVGMKAVDAPDISTVKD encoded by the coding sequence ATGGCGGGTGGACAGGGCCTTATGGCCGGCAAGCGCGGGCTTGTCCTTGGCGTCGCGAACAACAGATCGATCGCCTATGGCATTGCCAAGGCCTGCGTCGACCACGGCGCCGAGATCGCGCTGACCTATCAGGGCGAGGCGTTCAAGAAGCGCGTCGAGCCGCTGGCGGCGGAACTCAATGCCCATATCGCCGGCCACTGCGACGTGACCGATCCGGCAACCCTCGATGCGGTTTTCGACGACATCGCCAAGCATTGGGGCAAGCTCGATTTTCTCGTCCACGCCATCGCCTTTTCCGACAAGGACGAACTGACAGGCCGCTATGTCGAGACGACGCGCGACAATTTCCTGCGCACCATGGACATTTCGGTGTTTTCCTTCACCACCATCGCCAAGCGCGCCGAGGCGCTGATGACCGATGGCGGCTCGCTGCTGACGCTGACCTATTACGGTGCGGAAAAAGTGATGCCGCACTACAACGTCATGGGCGTCGCCAAGGCGGCGCTCGAAGCCAGCGTGCGCTATCTGGCCGTCGACCTCGGTGCCAAAAAGATCCGCGTCAACGCCATCTCCGCCGGTCCGATCAAGACGCTGGCCGCCTCCGGCATCGGCGATTTCCGCTACATATTGAAGTGGAACGAATACAATTCGCCGCTGAAGCAGACAGTGACGCAAGAGGAGGTCGGCGATTCAGCCGTCTATTTCCTGTCCAACCTCTCACGCGGCGTCACCGGCGAGGTCCACCATGTCGATTCCGGCTACCATGTCGTCGGCATGAAGGCGGTCGACGCGCCGGATATTTCGACGGTCAAGGACTAG
- a CDS encoding histidine phosphatase family protein, producing the protein MYPLVYIARHGQTEWNAEARLQGQADTDLNALGREQATRNGHRLAELVHNPQDFDFVASPMRRTRETMERLRTAMKLDPHAYRTEPLLVELSFGNWQGFTFAELKAKDSGSTRQRRLDKWNFQPPGEGAESYQMLLERVKPWFDALDRQTVCVTHGGVVRALFRVMLGMPEEEAANLDVPQDRLLRLEGQRLEWL; encoded by the coding sequence ATGTATCCGCTCGTCTACATCGCGCGCCATGGCCAGACGGAGTGGAACGCCGAGGCCCGGTTGCAGGGACAGGCCGACACCGATCTCAACGCGCTCGGCCGCGAGCAGGCGACCCGCAACGGCCATCGGCTGGCCGAACTCGTCCATAACCCCCAGGATTTCGACTTTGTCGCCAGCCCGATGCGGCGCACACGCGAGACGATGGAGCGCCTGCGCACGGCGATGAAGCTCGATCCGCACGCCTATCGTACCGAGCCGCTTCTCGTAGAGTTGAGCTTTGGCAACTGGCAGGGTTTCACCTTTGCCGAACTCAAGGCGAAGGATTCCGGTTCGACCAGGCAACGCCGCCTCGACAAATGGAATTTCCAACCGCCCGGCGAGGGCGCCGAAAGCTATCAGATGCTGCTCGAACGGGTAAAACCCTGGTTCGATGCGCTGGACCGCCAGACGGTCTGCGTGACCCATGGCGGCGTCGTGCGTGCCCTGTTCCGCGTGATGCTGGGAATGCCTGAGGAAGAAGCCGCAAACCTGGATGTGCCTCAGGATCGCTTGCTCAGGCTGGAGGGCCAGCGCCTGGAGTGGCTCTAG